A DNA window from Gorilla gorilla gorilla isolate KB3781 chromosome 19, NHGRI_mGorGor1-v2.1_pri, whole genome shotgun sequence contains the following coding sequences:
- the ESM1 gene encoding endothelial cell-specific molecule 1 yields the protein MQNNHLNITDDISLGFSIPGWQQRVNPAFILDFINQNKRAWQEDSAAAGLRKLMTGKHAGNPVYKTHKRVGRGSATSLDGCFPPAKTTTGEPSRRQLGNMKSVLLLTTLLVPAHLVAAWSNNYAVDCPQHCDSSECKSSPRCKRTVLDDCGCCRVCAAGRGETCYRTVSGMDGMKCGPGLRCQPSNGEDPFGEEFGICKDCPYGTFGMDCRETCNCQSGICDRGTGKCLKFPFFQYSVTKSSNRFVSLTEHDMASGDGNIVREEVVKENAAGSPVMRKWLNPR from the exons ATGCAAAACAACCATCTAAACATAACAGATGACATCAGCTTGGGCTTTTCAATTCCTGGATGGCAGCAGCGTGTTAATCCAGCCTTCATCCTGGATTTCATAAACCAAAACAAGAGAGCCTGGCAGGAGGACAGCGCTGCTGCTGGGTTGAGGAAATTGATGACGGGAAAGCATGCGGGCAACCCAGTGTATAAAACTCATAAACGTGTAGGCAGAGGCTCAGCTACCAGTTTGGACGGCTGCTTCCCACCAGCAAAGACCACGACTGGGGAGCCGAGCCGGAGGCAGCTGGGAAACATGAAGAGCGTCTTGCTGCTGACCACGCTCCTCGTGCCTGCACACCTGGTGGCCGCCTGGAGCAATAATTATGCGGTGGATTGCCCTCAACACTGTGACAGCAGTGAGTGCAAAAGCAGCCCGCGCTGCAAGAGGACAGTGCTCGACGACTGTGGCTGCTGCCGAGTGTGCGCTGCAGGGCGGGGAGAAACTTGCTACCGCACAGTCTCAGGCATGGATGGCATGAAGTGTGGCCCGGGGCTGAGGTGTCAGCCTTCTAATGGGGAGGATCCTTTTGGTGAAGAGTTTGGTATCTGCAAAG ACTGTCCCTACGGCACCTTCGGGATGGATTGCAGAGAGACCTGCAACTGCCAGTCGGGCATCTGTGACAGGGGGACGGGAAAATGCCTGAAATTCCCCTTCTTCCAATATTCAGTAACCAAGTCTTCCAACAGATTTGTTTCTCTCACAG AGCATGACATGGCATCTGGAGATGGCAATATTGTGAGAGAAGAAGTTGTGAAAGAGAATGCTGCTGGGTCTCCCGTAATGAGGAAATGGTTAAATCCACGCTGA